The genomic segment GTGCGTCATGATGAGCTGCAGCTGGAGCCTGTATTGTCGCTTAAGACAGAAATCGTCATGGTGAAAAATGCACCTTCTGGCTGGGGCATCAGCTACGGCACTCGTTATGTGACGCAGGGCGAGGAGCGGATTGGCACGCTCCCGATTGGCTATGCCGATGGTTTTAGCCGGATGCTGACAGGCAAAGCGCAAGCGCTCGTTCGTGGCGTAAAGGTCCCTGTCCGCGGGACGATCTGTATGGATCAGTGCATGATTGCGCTTGATGCGGCGGCGACGGAAGCTGGAGAAGCCGTAGAGCAAGGCGAAGAGGTTGTACTCATTGGCGAGCAGGGCAATGCGCGGATTTCTGCAGAAGAGGTTGCGAAGCAGCTCGATACGATTAATTATGAGGTTACCTGCATGCTGGCCGCTCGTGTACCGCGTGTCTATTTTAAGGATGGAAAGGCGCTATCCGTCGTAAATCCTTTAATTTGACAGCATGAGCGTTCGGGAAAAATTTCAAATGCCATTTTTACGCAAAAAAAGAGGGATTTCACCATTTGTCTCGAATTAATGCTAGGTCGGGTTTAAAGACGCTAAAGTACGTCATGTTCGTACAGCATATTTGATATATCGCTGACATAGATATGTTGAAGTATAGAGGGGCCTTATTATTGCAATAATGTGTATTAAAGGTTGTGGAAAAGTTTTGGAGGTGCTTGTTCGGTGGCCAATGTGCAGAACACCAAGAGGATCATGATTAGCTTGCCGGATCATTTACTGGAGGAGGTTGACGGTATCGTAGCTAAGGAGAACTCTAACCGCAGTGAATTTATTAGGCAGGCTATGAAGCTGTACCTTGTGGAAAGAAAGAAACGGCAAATCCGCGAGTCCATGCAGCGTGGGTATCTGGAGATGGCGAAAATCAACTTGAACATGGCCTCGGAAGCTTTTCAAGCGGAGGTAGAGGCTGATCACACGCTCGGCCGTCTTGTAAGCGGGGTGTAGAGCTTGATCGTAAAACGTGGAGACGTGTTCTTTGCTGATCTGTCACCTGTCGTCGGATCGGAGCAGGGAGGAGTGCGGCCTGTTCTTGTCATTCAGAATGATATCGGCAACCGGTTTAGTCCGACCGTCATTGTGGCGGCCATTACCGCGCAGATTCAGAAGGCGAA from the Paenibacillus sp. BIHB 4019 genome contains:
- a CDS encoding CopG family ribbon-helix-helix protein; this encodes MANVQNTKRIMISLPDHLLEEVDGIVAKENSNRSEFIRQAMKLYLVERKKRQIRESMQRGYLEMAKINLNMASEAFQAEVEADHTLGRLVSGV